A window of the Alnus glutinosa chromosome 4, dhAlnGlut1.1, whole genome shotgun sequence genome harbors these coding sequences:
- the LOC133866736 gene encoding mitogen-activated protein kinase kinase 9, producing the protein MAVVRERRHLNLRLPIPELSDRRPRFPLPLPPTAAATTTTSSATISAGDLEKLQVLGHGNGGTVYKVRHKRTGAFYALKVVHGESETDVRRQVRREMEILRRTDSPHVVRCDGTFEKPSGDIAILMEYMNVGTLESLLKTHGTFSEPKLADVARQVLNGLNYLHGHKIIHRDIKPSNLLVNDKMEVKIADFGVSKIMCRTLDPCNSYVGTCAYMSPERFDPDRYGGNYDGYAGDIWSLGLTLLELYLGHFPFLPPGQRPDWATLMCAICFGDPPSLPEHASEEFRSFIQCCLQKESSKRWTVAQLLTHPFVCKDPR; encoded by the coding sequence ATGGCGGTAGTTCGAGAACGGCGCCATCTCAACCTACGCCTCCCCATTCCTGAACTCTCCGACCGCCGCCCACGCTTCCCCTTACCCCTACCTCCCACTGCcgccgccaccaccaccacctcctcaGCTACCATCTCTGCCGGCGACCTCGAAAAGCTTCAGGTTCTCGGCCACGGCAATGGTGGCACTGTCTACAAGGTCCGTCATAAGCGAACCGGCGCTTTCTACGCACTAAAAGTCGTTCACGGCGAATCCGAGACCGACGTCCGCCGCCAGGTCCGCCGGGAGATGGAGATCCTCCGCCGCACCGACTCCCCCCACGTGGTCCGCTGCGACGGCACCTTTGAGAAACCGTCGGGGGACATCGCGATTCTCATGGAGTACATGAACGTTGGCACCCTGGAGTCGCTGCTTAAGACCCACGGAACCTTCTCCGAGCCCAAGCTCGCCGACGTGGCGCGACAGGTTCTTAACGGGCTTAACTACCTCCACGGTCACAAGATCATTCACCGAGACATTAAACCGTCGAATCTGTTGGTCAACGACAAGATGGAGGTGAAGATCGCGGACTTCGGAGTCAGCAAAATCATGTGCCGAACGTTGGACCCGTGTAACTCCTACGTGGGCACGTGCGCGTACATGAGCCCGGAGCGTTTCGACCCGGACAGGTACGGCGGGAACTACGACGGGTATGCCGGCGATATATGGAGCTTGGGGCTGACCCTGTTGGAGCTATACTTGGGTCATTTCCCGTTTCTGCCTCCGGGTCAGAGACCCGACTGGGCGACCCTGATGTGCGCGATTTGCTTCGGCGACCCCCCTAGCCTGCCGGAGCACGCGTCGGAGGAGTTTCGGAGCTTCATCCAGTGTTGCTTGCAGAAGGAGTCGAGTAAGAGGTGGACGGTGGCTCAGCTCTTGACCCACCCGTTTGTGTGTAAAGATCCGAGATGA
- the LOC133866270 gene encoding protein FAR1-RELATED SEQUENCE 5-like → MSLKKVELRWTVCKFISEHNHELLSRRSTTLLCGHRVITRAQKNLIDTLNESGVPPRKIMTALSKESGGDHNVGCIAKDIQNYVGNKRRFRFKEEDAQKMYNYFLERQSQNPSFVYAIQVDENGCMGNCFWADARSQAAYQYFGDVTFDATYLTNCYKMPFVPFTGVNHHHQSVMFGCALLVNETVESYAWLLKSWLEAMLGCAPSTIITDDDNAMAKAIAEFETEWSEIVGKHELVENDWLKKLYIRREKWVSAYLRTTFCTGMSTTQRSESMNKFFKDYVRPSTMVSEFVYHYEKALNARYLKEKEKEKDVKTKTSRPILKTRYKMEVEAAKVYTRESFLMIQEELFNSQNYKSSKHREEGGTKIYRVTLHGRENPFYEVAFEALEKKATCTCHKFEFVGILCAHILQIFVKKSLVDSIP, encoded by the exons ATGAGTTTAAAGAAAGTGGAGTTAAGGTGGACTGTATGTAAGTTCATAAGTGAACATAATCATGAGCTCCTTTCTCGTAGAAGTACAACTTTGCTTTGTGGACATAGAGTGATAACACGTGCTCAAAAAAATCTTATAGATACCCTCAATGAGTCCGGTGTACCTCCAAGGAAGATAATGACAGCATTGAGTAAAGAATCTGGTGGCGATCATAATGTTGGTTGTATTGCTAAAGATATTCAAAATTATGTGGGCAATAAAAGAAGATTTCGTTTTAAAGAGGAAGATGCACAAAAAATGTACAACTATTTTCTTGAGAGACAATCCCAAAATCCAAGTTTTGTGTACGCAATCCAAGTAGATGAAAATGGATGCATGGGCAATTGTTTTTGGGCAGATGCTAGATCACAAGCTGCATACCAATATTTTGGAGATGTTACTTTTGATGCAACTTACTTGACAAATTGTTATAAGATGCCTTTTGTTCCTTTTACTGGAGTTAACCATCATCACCAATCTGTGATGTTTGGATGTGCTTTGCTCGTAAATGAAACAGTTGAATCTTATGCATGGTTGTTGAAATCATGGCTTGAGGCAATGCTTGGATGTGCTCCTTCTACAATTATCACAGATGATGACAATGCCATGGCTAAGGCAATTGCAGAG TTTGAGACGGAATGGAGTGAAATTGTTGGCAAGCATGAGTTGGTAGAGAATGATTGGTTGAAAAAACTTTATATAAGACGTGAAAAGTGGGTGTCGGCTTACTTGCGAACCACATTTTGTACCGGCATGTCTACAACTCAACGGAGTGAGAGTATGAATAAGTTTTTTAAAGATTATGTTCGTCCGAGCACAATGGTGAGTGAATTTGTCTATCACTATGAAAAAGCCTTAAATGCGCGGTAtcttaaagagaaagaaaaagaaaaagatgtgaaGACAAAAACTTCTAGACCGATTTTAAAAACTCGTTACAAGATGGAAGTAGAGGCGGCAAAGGTTTACACAAGAGAGTCTTTTTTGATGATTCAAGAAGAGCTATTTAACAgtcaaaattacaaatcatctAAACATCGGGAAGAAGGAGGGACGAAGATATATAGGGTGACCCTTCATGGGAGAGAAAATCCATTTTATGAAGTTGCATTTGAAGCTCTTGAAAAGAAAGCTACTTGTACATGTCATAAGTTTGAATTTGTTGGAATATTGTGTGCGCACattcttcaaatttttgtgaAGAAGTCTTTGGTGGACTCTATTCCCTAA